A stretch of the Myripristis murdjan chromosome 24, fMyrMur1.1, whole genome shotgun sequence genome encodes the following:
- the leg1.1 gene encoding liver-enriched gene 1, tandem duplicate 1 isoform X2, with product MLRPLGLCLLLACAVALTSSAVIVENGLPILWASTTAQLTDMPTQEGVLTPDPWKYLERMSLFRFIIAATDPFMGTMGTNATDSPVWGLPLQLGWLQKSGRLADPTGTSTCGDTMCISPQSWWACINYFVSVLPFLSAVQQGLMGEGVQVRMQVPAGAEDYCTTYNDCVARYPEPMAKWDAFYQGLKTDSTDSTDSTKSDLEKKDDILGLFWDAQRTSLHTSACNARQSHYATPEVSFANSWLNSAEYIAAVHFQSNIQNSVPFMTPLPSRVLKAGDQPPIDDLSTEENHSLKTFGWMKTMNTLMGGRLVTKWRDSMCSIERRAKGRDLLEQLVLNPSFPYSSFLTFMASMATAC from the exons ATGCTGCGTCCTTTGGGCCTGTGCCTCCTCCTTGCCTGCGCGGTGGCTCTCACCAGCTCTGCTGTTATCGTGGAGAATGGCTTGCCGATCCTGTGGGCGAGCACAACCGCCCAGCTGACTGACATGCCGACGCAGGAAGGCGTCCTGACTCCCGATCCCTGGAAGTACCTCGAGCGAATGAGCCTCTTCCGATTCATCATAGCTGCTACTGACCCGTTCATGGGAACCATGGGGACGAACGCTACAGACAGTCCCGTGTGGGGCCTGCCACTGCAGCTTGGATGGCTGCAaaagtcag GTCGCCTGGCTGATCCGACTGGGACCTCTACCTGTGGAGATACCATGTGCATCTCTCCTCAGAGCTGGTGGGCCT gtaTTAATTactttgtctctgtgctgcctttcctgtctgctGTGCAGCAAGGCCTCATGGGAGAAGGAGTTCAG GTTCGGATGCAGGTGCCTGCAGGAGCTGAGGACTATTGTACCACCTACAATGACTGTGTTGCCCGCTACCCTGAACCCATGGCCAAGTGGGATGCTTTTTACCAG ggtCTAAAAACTGATTCCACTGATTCCACTGATTCCACTAAGTCAGACCTTGAGAAGAAAGACGATATCCTTGGTCTGTTCTGGGATGCCCAACGAACCTCTCTGCATACCTCAGCGTGCAACGCcag ACAGAGTCACTACGCGACTCCTGAGGTGTCGTTTGCCAACAGCTGGCTGAACTCAGCAGAGTACATCGCAGCGGTGCACTTCCAGTCAAACATCCAAAACTCGGTGCCGTTTATGACCCCTCTGCCAAGCCGTGTTTTGAAG GCGGGCGACCAGCCACCTATCGATGATCTGAGCACAGAGGAGAACCACTCACTGAAGACCTTCGGATGGATGAAAACCATGAACACTTTGATGG GAGGGCGCTTGGTGACCAAATGGCGTGACAGCATGTGCTCCATAGAAAGAAGAGCGAAAGGCAGAGACCTGCTGGAGCAGCTGGTGCTGAATCCCAGCTTCCCGTATAGCAGCTTCTTGACCTTCATGGCCAGTATGGCTACTGCCtgctga
- the leg1.1 gene encoding liver-enriched gene 1, tandem duplicate 1 isoform X1: MLMSAFLCPCVPAMLRPLGLCLLLACAVALTSSAVIVENGLPILWASTTAQLTDMPTQEGVLTPDPWKYLERMSLFRFIIAATDPFMGTMGTNATDSPVWGLPLQLGWLQKSGRLADPTGTSTCGDTMCISPQSWWACINYFVSVLPFLSAVQQGLMGEGVQVRMQVPAGAEDYCTTYNDCVARYPEPMAKWDAFYQGLKTDSTDSTDSTKSDLEKKDDILGLFWDAQRTSLHTSACNARQSHYATPEVSFANSWLNSAEYIAAVHFQSNIQNSVPFMTPLPSRVLKAGDQPPIDDLSTEENHSLKTFGWMKTMNTLMGGRLVTKWRDSMCSIERRAKGRDLLEQLVLNPSFPYSSFLTFMASMATAC, from the exons TCTTTGTCCCTGCGTCCCAGCCATGCTGCGTCCTTTGGGCCTGTGCCTCCTCCTTGCCTGCGCGGTGGCTCTCACCAGCTCTGCTGTTATCGTGGAGAATGGCTTGCCGATCCTGTGGGCGAGCACAACCGCCCAGCTGACTGACATGCCGACGCAGGAAGGCGTCCTGACTCCCGATCCCTGGAAGTACCTCGAGCGAATGAGCCTCTTCCGATTCATCATAGCTGCTACTGACCCGTTCATGGGAACCATGGGGACGAACGCTACAGACAGTCCCGTGTGGGGCCTGCCACTGCAGCTTGGATGGCTGCAaaagtcag GTCGCCTGGCTGATCCGACTGGGACCTCTACCTGTGGAGATACCATGTGCATCTCTCCTCAGAGCTGGTGGGCCT gtaTTAATTactttgtctctgtgctgcctttcctgtctgctGTGCAGCAAGGCCTCATGGGAGAAGGAGTTCAG GTTCGGATGCAGGTGCCTGCAGGAGCTGAGGACTATTGTACCACCTACAATGACTGTGTTGCCCGCTACCCTGAACCCATGGCCAAGTGGGATGCTTTTTACCAG ggtCTAAAAACTGATTCCACTGATTCCACTGATTCCACTAAGTCAGACCTTGAGAAGAAAGACGATATCCTTGGTCTGTTCTGGGATGCCCAACGAACCTCTCTGCATACCTCAGCGTGCAACGCcag ACAGAGTCACTACGCGACTCCTGAGGTGTCGTTTGCCAACAGCTGGCTGAACTCAGCAGAGTACATCGCAGCGGTGCACTTCCAGTCAAACATCCAAAACTCGGTGCCGTTTATGACCCCTCTGCCAAGCCGTGTTTTGAAG GCGGGCGACCAGCCACCTATCGATGATCTGAGCACAGAGGAGAACCACTCACTGAAGACCTTCGGATGGATGAAAACCATGAACACTTTGATGG GAGGGCGCTTGGTGACCAAATGGCGTGACAGCATGTGCTCCATAGAAAGAAGAGCGAAAGGCAGAGACCTGCTGGAGCAGCTGGTGCTGAATCCCAGCTTCCCGTATAGCAGCTTCTTGACCTTCATGGCCAGTATGGCTACTGCCtgctga